A genomic segment from Bacillus thermozeamaize encodes:
- a CDS encoding phage shock protein A yields MGVFQRIKDITRASLNDMLDKVEDPVVMLNQYLRDMEEEIAQAEVGVAKQMATERKLRQRLDESVRLSMDREAKAMEALRNGEESRARMWLEEKLYHDEKVKEIRDLHLQAKNTVEELVQQLHEMKDQYYQMRNKRHELAARAQLAKTRKHMAQVSSANVLETGQAARGFHRMEEKIMQMEIEAEILRKPHLGQGYAVNPYQATDAATQQKIEEQLQALREKVRPEQDTRTEPQELSDN; encoded by the coding sequence ATGGGCGTTTTTCAGCGGATTAAGGATATCACAAGAGCTTCCCTGAATGACATGCTGGACAAGGTGGAAGATCCCGTAGTCATGTTGAACCAGTATCTGCGTGATATGGAGGAGGAAATCGCGCAAGCAGAGGTAGGCGTTGCCAAGCAGATGGCCACTGAACGGAAGTTGAGGCAGCGTTTGGATGAGTCCGTGCGGCTGAGCATGGATCGGGAAGCGAAAGCCATGGAGGCCTTGAGAAACGGGGAGGAATCCAGGGCCCGCATGTGGTTGGAAGAAAAACTATATCATGATGAGAAAGTGAAGGAGATCCGGGACCTTCACCTACAAGCCAAGAACACGGTGGAAGAATTGGTGCAGCAGCTTCACGAGATGAAAGATCAATATTACCAGATGCGGAACAAGCGCCATGAACTTGCGGCGCGTGCCCAGCTGGCGAAAACACGGAAGCATATGGCGCAGGTATCCAGTGCGAATGTGCTGGAGACAGGACAGGCGGCACGCGGCTTTCACCGTATGGAAGAGAAAATCATGCAAATGGAGATCGAGGCGGAAATTCTTCGCAAGCCCCATTTAGGACAGGGGTATGCTGTCAACCCTTATCAGGCCACTGATGCCGCGACACAGCAGAAGATCGAAGAACAGTTGCAGGCGTTGCGGGAAAAAGTGCGCCCGGAACAGGATACCCGGACAGAGCCACAAGAACTTTCGGACAACTGA